A region from the Geobacillus vulcani PSS1 genome encodes:
- a CDS encoding ROK family transcriptional regulator, giving the protein MRTGNISLVKKMNKQLVLKLIRDQHPISRADIAKTTGLNKATVSALVDELIAEHFVHESGIGESTGGRRPLMLRFNAEAGSLVGVELGVNYLYAVLTNLNADILWEQRRSFRPSEGQEAIIGEMMELIEAAIRRAPATPYGVMGIGIGVPGVVHAESGTVVFAPNLRWDDVALAAVLRQRWPERPVIVENEAKLAALGEKWFGAGHEFAHFVYISAGIGIGAGVVLHHQLYRGVSGLAGEIGHHTIDVNGIRCSCGNIGCWEMYASEKYIERRLAEEGRSEWLGDRFSVAAMALAAESDEQLARILEETGRYLGIGLLQTVYAYNPEAIIIGGSLAQAGEHVLDPARQEVKRRILVKKESEPYIIPSELREKSCAIGAAASVLEAVVLPPEFAAV; this is encoded by the coding sequence GTGAGGACAGGAAACATTTCCCTTGTCAAAAAAATGAATAAACAGCTCGTCTTGAAATTGATTCGCGACCAGCATCCGATTTCGCGCGCCGATATTGCGAAAACGACCGGATTGAATAAAGCGACCGTTTCCGCGCTTGTTGATGAACTGATCGCCGAGCATTTCGTTCATGAAAGCGGAATTGGCGAGTCAACTGGAGGACGCCGGCCGCTCATGCTTCGCTTCAACGCCGAAGCCGGCTCGCTTGTCGGCGTGGAGTTGGGGGTGAACTATTTGTATGCCGTGTTGACCAATTTAAATGCGGACATTCTTTGGGAGCAACGGCGTTCGTTCCGCCCATCCGAAGGGCAAGAGGCGATCATCGGCGAAATGATGGAGCTCATCGAGGCGGCCATCCGCCGGGCGCCAGCGACGCCGTATGGCGTGATGGGAATCGGCATTGGGGTGCCGGGCGTTGTCCATGCCGAGAGCGGGACAGTTGTGTTTGCCCCGAACTTGCGCTGGGACGATGTCGCCTTGGCGGCTGTTTTGCGGCAACGGTGGCCTGAGCGTCCTGTCATTGTCGAGAATGAGGCGAAACTGGCGGCGCTTGGAGAAAAGTGGTTTGGCGCCGGCCATGAGTTTGCCCATTTCGTCTATATTAGCGCCGGAATCGGCATTGGCGCCGGCGTCGTTCTTCACCATCAGCTCTATCGGGGTGTCAGCGGCCTAGCTGGTGAAATCGGCCATCATACGATCGATGTCAACGGCATTCGCTGCAGCTGCGGCAACATCGGCTGCTGGGAGATGTACGCTTCTGAAAAATATATTGAGCGGCGGTTAGCCGAGGAAGGGCGTTCCGAATGGCTCGGCGACCGTTTTTCTGTCGCGGCGATGGCGCTGGCCGCCGAGAGCGACGAGCAGCTGGCGCGCATTTTGGAGGAAACAGGACGCTATCTCGGCATCGGGTTGCTGCAGACGGTGTATGCCTACAACCCAGAAGCGATCATCATCGGCGGCTCGCTCGCCCAAGCCGGGGAGCACGTGCTTGACCCGGCGCGCCAAGAAGTGAAGCGGCGTATTCTTGTGAAAAAAGAAAGCGAGCCGTATATCATTCCGTCGGAGCTGAGGGAAAAAAGCTGCGCGATTGGCGCTGCTGCTTCCGTATTAGAGGCGGTCGTTTTGCCGCCGGAATTTGCGGCGGTCTAG
- a CDS encoding lipoate--protein ligase family protein: MAKEVWRFIDSGHCPPAFNMALDEALLDWHSEGKIPPTVRFYGWNPPTLSIGYFQKVEKEIDLEAVKRHGLGFVRRPTGGRGVLHDQELTYSVIVSESHPAMPKTVTEAYRVISQGILEGFRYLGLDAYFAVPKTEEEKADLRSPRSAVCFDAPSWYELVVEGRKIAGSAQTRQKGVILQHGSILLDLDEELLFSLFKYPNERVKERLQREFKNKAVAINEVAGRTVTIEEAKEAFYKGFEKGLDIVLEPYTLTDEERAYVEELARTKYESDEWNFKR; this comes from the coding sequence ATGGCAAAAGAAGTATGGCGCTTTATCGATTCCGGCCATTGCCCGCCGGCGTTCAATATGGCACTCGATGAGGCGCTTCTCGATTGGCACAGCGAAGGAAAAATTCCGCCGACGGTTCGCTTTTACGGCTGGAATCCGCCAACCTTGTCGATCGGCTATTTTCAAAAAGTGGAGAAAGAAATTGACTTAGAGGCGGTGAAACGGCACGGCCTTGGCTTTGTCCGCCGTCCGACCGGCGGGCGCGGCGTCCTGCATGATCAAGAATTGACATACAGCGTGATCGTCTCTGAATCCCATCCGGCGATGCCAAAGACGGTGACGGAAGCATACCGCGTCATTTCGCAAGGAATTTTAGAGGGATTTCGCTATCTTGGATTGGATGCGTATTTTGCCGTGCCAAAGACAGAAGAAGAGAAAGCCGATTTGCGCAGCCCGCGCTCGGCTGTTTGTTTTGACGCGCCGTCATGGTACGAGTTGGTCGTTGAGGGACGGAAAATCGCCGGCAGCGCGCAAACGCGGCAAAAAGGCGTCATTTTGCAGCACGGATCGATCTTGCTTGATCTCGACGAAGAACTGCTGTTCAGCTTGTTTAAATACCCGAACGAGCGGGTGAAAGAGCGGCTGCAGCGGGAATTTAAAAACAAAGCGGTCGCCATCAATGAGGTGGCGGGCCGGACGGTGACGATTGAGGAAGCAAAAGAAGCGTTTTACAAAGGATTTGAAAAAGGATTGGACATCGTGTTGGAACCGTACACGCTCACTGACGAGGAGCGGGCGTATGTCGAAGAGCTGGCGCGGACGAAATACGAAAGCGATGAATGGAACTTCAAGCGCTGA
- a CDS encoding LAGLIDADG family homing endonuclease has translation MEGVNRIPRQRGYEARDREEIMKTAKYLHEEGYSQVKIAMMLGISRGTLMRWNKDQGVFQTRAPGEAGKLAVKKYGYNENYFSNIRTPNQAYLVGYILGDGTLYDRKKSKRLVLTVAETDKDLLYSIAREMNIAPEAVKFRKNNTCNEQNKYSLTISCTKICNDLMRLGISPKKTGKEPWIQFNSIELQWSFLRGIFDADGSIRVYRRYYRDREKDYLRVRFGITGSRPLLEGILNFLKANGIAQNVNSLTAKQGCFDLYVSSINDVKKIFHHLYRYGDLKLNRKYEIFSSLMI, from the coding sequence ATGGAAGGAGTAAATCGTATCCCGCGGCAACGGGGATACGAGGCGCGAGACAGGGAAGAGATAATGAAAACAGCAAAGTATCTGCATGAGGAGGGATATAGTCAAGTTAAAATCGCCATGATGTTGGGGATTTCTAGGGGAACCTTAATGAGATGGAATAAAGATCAGGGAGTATTCCAAACCAGAGCACCTGGAGAGGCTGGTAAGTTAGCAGTAAAAAAATACGGTTATAACGAGAACTATTTTTCCAATATCAGAACCCCGAATCAGGCTTATTTAGTTGGCTATATCCTAGGTGATGGAACGCTATATGATCGTAAAAAATCAAAACGACTTGTATTAACTGTGGCAGAAACCGATAAAGATCTCCTTTATAGTATAGCAAGGGAGATGAATATTGCCCCTGAAGCTGTGAAGTTTAGAAAAAATAATACATGTAATGAACAAAATAAGTATTCATTAACAATTAGTTGTACAAAAATCTGTAATGATCTCATGAGACTGGGAATATCCCCTAAGAAAACTGGGAAAGAGCCATGGATACAATTTAACAGTATTGAATTGCAATGGAGTTTTCTAAGGGGGATATTCGATGCTGATGGGAGTATTAGAGTGTATAGAAGGTATTATCGGGATAGGGAGAAGGACTACCTTAGGGTAAGGTTTGGTATTACTGGATCAAGACCATTACTAGAAGGAATCTTAAATTTTCTCAAAGCTAATGGAATTGCCCAAAATGTCAACTCCCTAACTGCCAAACAAGGTTGTTTTGATTTATATGTTTCCAGTATTAACGATGTAAAGAAAATATTCCATCACTTGTATCGATATGGAGACCTTAAGTTGAACCGTAAATACGAGATCTTCTCTTCCCTGATGATATAG
- a CDS encoding rhodanese-like domain-containing protein → MEALLIILGAIIVYSVITYFWQKRIVKALTEEEFRAGYRKAQLVDVREPDEFAAGHILGARNIPLTQLRMRMKELRKDQPIYLYCQNGLRSGRAAQMLYRKGYRDLYHLKGGFKTWTGKVKKKA, encoded by the coding sequence GTGGAAGCTTTGCTCATTATTCTCGGCGCGATCATCGTGTATTCCGTCATTACGTACTTCTGGCAGAAGAGAATTGTCAAAGCGTTGACAGAGGAAGAGTTCCGCGCCGGTTATCGAAAAGCGCAACTCGTCGACGTCCGCGAACCAGATGAGTTTGCGGCTGGACATATTTTAGGGGCGCGCAACATCCCGCTCACGCAGCTTCGCATGCGCATGAAAGAATTGCGCAAAGACCAGCCGATCTATTTGTACTGCCAAAACGGGCTGCGCAGCGGGCGTGCCGCACAAATGCTCTATCGAAAAGGGTACCGCGACTTGTATCATTTAAAAGGCGGATTTAAAACATGGACCGGGAAAGTGAAGAAAAAAGCGTAA